The Mycobacterium seoulense genome has a window encoding:
- the kstD gene encoding 3-oxosteroid 1-dehydrogenase, giving the protein MTAQELDVVVVGSGGAGMVAALTAAHRGLSTIMIEKAAHFGGSTARSGGGVWIPNNEILKRDGVRDNPEAARTYLHGIVGDIVEPERIDTYLDRGPEMLSFVLKHTPLKMCWVPRYSDYYPEAPGGRAEGRSIEPKPFDARKLGADMPGLEPAYGKVPLNVVVMQQDYVRLNQLKRHPRGVLRSLKVGARTMWAKATGKNLVGMGRALIGPLRIGLQQAGVPVLLNTALTDLYVEDGVVRGVYVRDTGASESSEPRLILARRGVILASGGFEHNEQMRVKYQRAPITTEWTVGAKANTGDGIVAAEKLGAALELMEDAWWGPTVPLVGAPWFALSERNSPGSIIVNMSGKRFMNESMPYVEACHHMYGGEFGQGPGPGENIPAWLVFDQQYRDRYIFAGLQPGQRIPRKWLESGVIIQADTLEELAQKAGLPVAEFTATVARFNGFARSGVDEDYHRGESAYDRYYGDPTNKPNPNLGELTHAPYYAAKMVPGDLGTKGGIRTDVHGRALRDDGSIIEGLYAAGNVSAPVMGHTYPGPGGTIGPAMTFGYLAALHIAGER; this is encoded by the coding sequence ATGACAGCACAGGAGCTCGACGTCGTCGTGGTCGGGAGCGGCGGAGCCGGCATGGTAGCTGCCCTTACCGCCGCTCACCGGGGCCTTTCCACCATAATGATCGAGAAGGCTGCCCATTTTGGCGGCTCGACCGCGCGGTCGGGTGGCGGTGTCTGGATCCCCAACAACGAGATCCTCAAGCGTGACGGCGTCCGGGACAATCCCGAGGCGGCCCGGACCTACCTGCACGGCATCGTCGGCGACATCGTCGAGCCGGAACGCATCGACACCTACCTGGACCGCGGGCCCGAGATGTTGTCGTTCGTGCTGAAGCACACCCCGCTGAAGATGTGCTGGGTTCCGCGTTACTCCGACTACTACCCCGAGGCGCCGGGCGGCCGGGCGGAGGGCCGCTCGATCGAGCCGAAGCCGTTCGACGCCCGCAAGCTGGGTGCCGACATGCCCGGCCTGGAGCCGGCGTACGGCAAGGTGCCGCTCAACGTCGTTGTGATGCAGCAGGACTACGTGCGGCTCAACCAGCTGAAGCGGCACCCGCGGGGCGTGCTGCGCAGCCTGAAGGTCGGCGCCCGCACCATGTGGGCGAAGGCGACCGGTAAGAACCTCGTCGGGATGGGCCGGGCGTTGATCGGTCCGCTGCGGATCGGCCTGCAGCAAGCCGGTGTTCCGGTCTTGCTCAACACCGCGCTGACCGACCTGTACGTCGAGGACGGCGTGGTGCGCGGCGTCTACGTGCGCGACACCGGCGCGTCGGAGTCTTCCGAGCCGCGGCTCATCCTGGCCCGGCGCGGGGTGATCCTCGCCTCCGGCGGGTTCGAGCACAACGAGCAGATGCGGGTGAAATATCAGCGGGCGCCGATCACCACGGAGTGGACCGTGGGCGCCAAGGCCAACACCGGCGACGGCATCGTCGCCGCCGAAAAGCTGGGCGCCGCACTGGAACTGATGGAAGACGCCTGGTGGGGCCCGACCGTGCCCCTGGTGGGTGCACCGTGGTTCGCGTTGTCGGAACGCAATTCGCCGGGATCGATCATCGTCAACATGTCGGGCAAGCGATTCATGAACGAGTCGATGCCCTACGTCGAGGCCTGTCACCACATGTACGGCGGGGAATTCGGCCAGGGGCCGGGGCCGGGCGAGAACATCCCGGCGTGGCTGGTGTTCGACCAGCAATACCGGGATCGCTACATCTTCGCGGGATTGCAGCCAGGACAACGCATTCCCCGCAAATGGCTGGAATCCGGGGTCATCATCCAGGCCGACACACTCGAGGAGCTCGCCCAGAAGGCCGGCCTTCCGGTTGCCGAGTTCACCGCGACGGTGGCGCGGTTCAACGGCTTTGCCAGGTCGGGCGTCGACGAGGACTACCACCGCGGCGAGAGCGCCTACGACCGCTACTACGGCGACCCGACCAACAAGCCGAACCCCAACCTCGGCGAGCTCACGCACGCGCCGTACTACGCCGCCAAGATGGTGCCGGGTGACCTGGGCACCAAGGGCGGCATCCGCACCGACGTGCACGGCCGTGCCCTGCGGGACGACGGCTCCATCATCGAAGGCCTCTACGCCGCGGGCAATGTCAGCGCGCCGGTGATGGGCCACACCTATCCGGGTCCGGGCGGCACCATCGGCCCGGCCATGACCTTCGGCTACTTGGCCGCGCTACACATCGCGGGGGAGCGCTGA
- a CDS encoding MaoC/PaaZ C-terminal domain-containing protein, with protein MPIDVDVALAAELDPIEFAWTSSDVQLYHLALGAGNDPMDPRELRYLVDDTPQVLPTFGNVAASFHMTKPPTVQFPGIDIELGRVLHASERVEVPGPLPPSGSARAVTRFTDIWDKGKAAVIWSETTVSAPDGTLLWTQRRSIFARGEGGFGGERGPSTSDAAPGRAPDVEVAVPILPQQALLYRLCGDRNPLHSDPEFAAAAGFSQPILHGLCTYGMTCKAIVDTMLDGDAGAVAAYGARFAGVAFPGETLNVGIWKEDGRLLASVVAPSRDNAVVLSGVELIPA; from the coding sequence ATGCCCATTGACGTAGACGTCGCGCTGGCCGCCGAGCTGGACCCCATCGAATTCGCTTGGACGAGCAGCGATGTGCAGCTCTACCACTTGGCGCTGGGCGCCGGCAATGACCCGATGGACCCGCGCGAACTGCGCTACCTCGTCGACGACACACCACAGGTCCTGCCGACGTTCGGCAACGTCGCGGCCTCCTTCCACATGACCAAGCCACCGACCGTGCAATTCCCCGGCATCGACATCGAGCTGGGCAGGGTGCTGCACGCCAGCGAGCGGGTGGAGGTGCCCGGGCCGCTGCCGCCCTCGGGATCCGCTCGCGCCGTCACCCGGTTCACCGACATCTGGGACAAGGGCAAGGCCGCGGTCATCTGGAGCGAGACGACGGTCAGCGCACCCGACGGCACGCTGCTCTGGACACAGCGGCGGTCCATCTTCGCCCGTGGCGAAGGCGGTTTCGGCGGCGAGCGTGGACCGTCGACCTCGGACGCCGCGCCGGGCCGGGCGCCCGATGTGGAGGTCGCGGTGCCGATCCTGCCGCAGCAGGCGCTGCTGTACCGGCTCTGCGGGGATCGCAACCCGCTGCACTCCGACCCGGAATTCGCTGCGGCCGCAGGCTTTTCGCAGCCCATCCTGCACGGCCTGTGCACGTACGGCATGACATGCAAGGCCATCGTGGACACGATGCTGGACGGCGACGCCGGCGCGGTGGCGGCCTACGGTGCACGTTTTGCCGGTGTCGCGTTCCCCGGCGAGACACTCAACGTCGGCATCTGGAAGGAAGACGGGCGGCTACTGGCCAGCGTTGTCGCGCCTTCGCGTGACAACGCGGTGGTGCTGAGCGGCGTCGAGCTTATCCCGGCCTGA
- a CDS encoding lipid-transfer protein encodes MLSGKAAIVGIGATDFSKDSGRSELRLAAEAVLDALDDAGLTPADVDGLTTFTMDTNNETAVARAVGIGDLKFFSQIGYGGGAACATVQQAALAVATGVADVVVAYRAFNERSGMRFGQVQTRLAGDARAQADSTAADNSFSYPHGLSTPAAQVAMIAQRYMHLSGATSRDFGVISVADRKHAAKNPKAYFYEKPITIEDHQNSRWIAEPLRLLDCCQETDGAVAIVVTSVERARDLKQRPAVIEAASQGSSPDQYTMVSYYRPELGLPEMGVVGQQLWQQSGLKPADIQTAILYDHFTPFTLIQLEELGFCGKGEAKDFIADGAIEIGGRLPINTHGGQLGEAYIHGMNGIAEGVRQLRGTSVNPVPDVEHVLVTAGTGVPTSGLILG; translated from the coding sequence ATGCTGTCGGGTAAAGCCGCGATCGTCGGCATCGGCGCCACCGACTTCTCGAAGGACTCCGGTCGAAGCGAGCTGCGGTTGGCCGCCGAGGCGGTGCTGGACGCGTTGGACGACGCCGGATTGACTCCGGCGGATGTCGACGGGCTGACCACCTTCACGATGGACACCAACAACGAGACCGCGGTGGCGCGTGCGGTCGGCATCGGTGACCTGAAGTTCTTCTCGCAGATCGGTTACGGCGGCGGCGCCGCGTGCGCGACCGTCCAGCAGGCCGCGCTCGCCGTCGCCACAGGGGTGGCCGACGTCGTGGTGGCGTACCGGGCGTTCAACGAACGATCGGGCATGCGGTTCGGCCAGGTGCAGACCCGGCTGGCGGGAGACGCTCGCGCACAGGCCGATTCGACCGCGGCCGACAATTCCTTCTCCTACCCGCACGGGCTCTCGACGCCGGCCGCGCAGGTCGCCATGATCGCCCAGCGCTACATGCACCTGTCCGGTGCGACCAGCCGCGACTTCGGCGTCATCTCGGTGGCCGACCGCAAGCACGCCGCGAAGAATCCCAAGGCGTACTTCTACGAGAAGCCGATAACCATTGAGGATCATCAGAATTCGCGGTGGATCGCCGAGCCGCTGCGACTCCTGGACTGCTGCCAGGAAACCGACGGCGCGGTCGCGATCGTGGTGACTTCGGTGGAGCGCGCGCGGGACCTCAAGCAGCGGCCGGCCGTCATCGAAGCGGCGTCGCAGGGCTCTAGCCCCGACCAGTACACGATGGTCAGCTACTACCGGCCGGAACTGGGCCTGCCGGAGATGGGCGTGGTGGGGCAGCAGCTGTGGCAGCAGTCCGGGTTGAAGCCCGCCGACATCCAGACCGCCATCTTGTACGACCATTTCACCCCCTTCACGCTGATTCAGTTGGAGGAGTTGGGATTCTGCGGCAAGGGTGAGGCCAAGGACTTCATCGCCGACGGTGCGATCGAAATCGGGGGGCGGCTTCCCATCAACACGCATGGCGGTCAACTCGGTGAGGCCTACATTCATGGCATGAACGGCATCGCCGAGGGTGTGCGGCAATTGCGCGGAACTTCGGTGAACCCGGTACCCGACGTCGAACACGTCCTGGTCACCGCGGGAACCGGCGTCCCCACCTCGGGCCTGATCCTCGGCTAG
- a CDS encoding MaoC family dehydratase, whose amino-acid sequence MSAPAIEVGTVLPELKLHGDPTFIISTALATRDFQDVHHDRDLAQAKGSKDIFVNILTDTGLVQRYVTDWAGPSALIKSIGLRLGVPWYAYDTVTFSGEVTAAEDGLITVKVFGRNTLGDHVIATVTLTMGDS is encoded by the coding sequence ATGAGCGCGCCGGCGATCGAAGTGGGCACCGTACTGCCCGAGCTCAAGCTGCACGGCGACCCGACCTTCATCATCTCGACGGCCCTGGCCACGCGGGACTTTCAGGACGTGCATCACGACCGGGATCTGGCGCAGGCCAAGGGGTCGAAGGACATCTTCGTCAACATCCTCACCGACACCGGGCTGGTGCAGCGCTACGTCACCGACTGGGCGGGCCCGTCGGCGCTGATCAAGTCCATCGGGCTGCGGCTCGGCGTGCCGTGGTACGCCTACGACACGGTGACCTTCTCCGGTGAGGTGACCGCCGCGGAGGATGGCCTGATCACGGTGAAGGTGTTCGGCCGCAACACCCTTGGCGACCACGTCATCGCGACCGTGACACTGACGATGGGGGACTCCTGA
- a CDS encoding bifunctional MaoC family dehydratase N-terminal/OB-fold nucleic acid binding domain-containing protein — MTDIHEAVAEIKAAGGPKPRAGRDPVNQPMINNWVEAIGDRNPIYVDEAAARAVGHPGIVAPPAMIQVWTMFGLSGERPKDDPMGPIMQLFDDAGYIGVVATNCEQTYHRYLQPGEHVSITSEMGDVIGPKQTALGEGWFINQHIIWRVGDEDVAEMNWRILKFKPREAAPSSVPADLDPDAMMRPSSSRDTAFFWEGVKAHELRIQRRPDGSLQHPPVPAVWQDKAAPIDYVVAGGNGTVFSFVVHHAPKVPGRTLPFVIALVELDEGVRMLGELRGVDPANVRIGMPVRATYIDFPAGDNGPEWTLYAWEPDA; from the coding sequence GTGACCGACATCCACGAGGCCGTCGCCGAGATCAAGGCGGCCGGCGGGCCGAAGCCGCGCGCCGGCCGCGATCCGGTGAACCAGCCGATGATCAACAACTGGGTGGAGGCCATCGGCGACAGGAATCCCATCTACGTCGACGAGGCCGCGGCCCGCGCGGTCGGACACCCGGGAATTGTGGCCCCGCCGGCCATGATTCAGGTGTGGACCATGTTCGGCCTGAGCGGGGAACGTCCCAAGGACGATCCGATGGGCCCGATCATGCAGCTGTTCGACGACGCCGGCTACATCGGTGTGGTCGCGACCAACTGCGAACAGACCTATCACCGCTACCTGCAGCCCGGCGAGCACGTCAGCATCACCTCGGAGATGGGCGACGTCATCGGGCCCAAGCAGACCGCGCTGGGCGAGGGCTGGTTCATCAACCAGCACATCATCTGGCGGGTGGGCGACGAGGACGTCGCCGAGATGAATTGGCGCATCCTCAAGTTCAAGCCGCGTGAGGCCGCGCCGTCGTCGGTGCCCGCGGACCTCGATCCCGACGCCATGATGCGTCCCTCGTCGTCACGCGACACGGCGTTCTTCTGGGAAGGCGTCAAGGCACACGAGTTGAGGATTCAGCGGCGGCCCGACGGCAGCCTGCAACACCCGCCGGTGCCGGCGGTGTGGCAGGACAAGGCCGCCCCGATCGACTACGTGGTGGCCGGCGGGAACGGCACCGTCTTCAGTTTCGTTGTGCACCATGCGCCGAAGGTGCCGGGTCGCACGCTGCCATTCGTGATCGCGTTGGTGGAGCTCGACGAGGGCGTGCGGATGCTGGGCGAGCTGCGCGGGGTGGACCCCGCCAACGTGAGGATTGGAATGCCGGTGCGCGCAACCTATATCGACTTCCCCGCCGGTGACAACGGCCCGGAGTGGACGCTGTATGCGTGGGAGCCCGACGCATGA
- the fadE29 gene encoding acyl-CoA dehydrogenase FadE29, with the protein MFIDLTPEQRQLQAELREYFSNLISSDEMKAMEQDRHNEAYRAVIRRMGKDGKLGVGWPKEFGGLGFGPIEQSIFVNEAHRADVPLPAVTLQTVGPVLQQFGSDAQKKKFLPAILAGEVHFAIGYTEPEAGTDLASLRTTAVRQGDEYIVNGQKIFTTGAHDADYIWLACRTDPEAVKHKGISILIVDTKDPGYSWTPIILSDGAHHTNATYYNDVRVPADMLVGEENGGWRLITTQLNNERVMLGPAGRIAGIYDRVHAWASKPGGDGVTPIDHDDVRRALGEIRAMWRINELLNWQVAAAGEDINVADAASTKVFGTERIQYIGRLAEEIVGKYGNPAEADTAELLNWLDSQTKRNLVITFGGGVNEVMREMIAAAGLKVPRVPR; encoded by the coding sequence ATGTTCATAGACCTGACTCCGGAGCAGCGCCAGCTGCAAGCGGAACTGCGGGAGTACTTTTCGAACCTCATCTCGTCCGACGAGATGAAGGCGATGGAGCAGGACCGCCACAACGAGGCCTACCGCGCGGTGATCCGGCGGATGGGCAAGGACGGCAAGCTCGGGGTCGGGTGGCCAAAGGAGTTCGGCGGCTTGGGCTTCGGCCCGATCGAGCAGTCGATCTTCGTCAACGAGGCGCATCGGGCCGACGTGCCGCTGCCCGCCGTGACGCTGCAGACGGTCGGTCCGGTTCTGCAGCAGTTCGGCAGCGACGCGCAGAAGAAGAAGTTCCTGCCGGCGATCTTGGCCGGCGAGGTCCACTTCGCGATCGGCTACACCGAGCCCGAAGCGGGCACCGACCTGGCTTCGCTGCGCACCACCGCCGTGCGTCAGGGCGACGAGTACATCGTCAACGGGCAGAAGATCTTCACCACCGGCGCCCATGACGCGGATTACATCTGGCTCGCCTGCCGCACCGACCCGGAAGCCGTGAAACACAAAGGCATTTCGATCCTGATCGTCGACACGAAGGATCCCGGCTACTCCTGGACGCCGATCATCCTGTCCGACGGCGCCCATCACACCAACGCCACCTACTACAACGACGTGCGGGTGCCCGCCGACATGCTGGTCGGCGAGGAGAACGGCGGATGGCGGCTGATCACCACGCAGCTCAACAACGAGCGGGTCATGCTGGGCCCGGCGGGCCGCATCGCCGGGATCTACGACCGGGTGCACGCGTGGGCGTCGAAGCCGGGCGGTGACGGGGTCACGCCGATCGACCACGACGACGTCAGGCGGGCGCTCGGTGAGATCCGCGCGATGTGGCGGATCAACGAACTGCTGAACTGGCAGGTGGCCGCCGCTGGGGAAGACATCAATGTGGCCGATGCCGCGTCGACGAAAGTGTTTGGTACGGAGCGCATCCAGTACATCGGCCGCCTCGCCGAGGAAATCGTCGGCAAGTACGGCAATCCCGCCGAGGCGGACACCGCCGAGCTGCTGAACTGGCTGGACTCGCAAACCAAGCGGAACCTGGTGATCACCTTCGGTGGCGGTGTGAACGAAGTCATGCGGGAGATGATCGCGGCCGCCGGCCTCAAAGTTCCGAGGGTTCCCCGGTGA
- a CDS encoding acyl-CoA dehydrogenase family protein → MDFNLTATQQAVADVVTSVLDRDLGWDALVSGGVAALPVPERLGGDGVGLPEVATVLTEVGRHGAITPALATLGFGVAPLLDLASDEQQDRFLSGVPKGGVLTAALNEPGTALPDRPSTTFANGRLAGTKVGVGYAGQADWMIVTADNAVVVVSPKAAGVQLVRTPTSSGADEYTVTFADVAVGDSDVLANATASRVNQLVLAAIGAYADGLVAGALRLTADYVANRKQFGKPLSTFQTVAAQLAEVYIASRTIDLAAKSVVWRLSEGRDADDDLDVLGYWIASQAPPVMQLCHHLHGGMGMDITYPMHRYYSTIKDLSRILGGPSHRLDLVGAQCS, encoded by the coding sequence ATGGACTTCAATCTCACCGCGACACAACAAGCCGTCGCCGACGTGGTGACCTCCGTTCTGGATCGCGACCTCGGTTGGGACGCGCTGGTCAGCGGGGGCGTGGCGGCGCTGCCGGTGCCCGAACGCCTCGGCGGCGACGGTGTGGGCCTGCCCGAGGTGGCCACGGTGCTCACCGAGGTGGGTCGCCACGGCGCCATCACGCCCGCGCTGGCCACGCTCGGCTTCGGGGTGGCGCCGCTGCTCGATTTGGCCTCCGACGAACAGCAGGACCGGTTCCTGAGCGGCGTCCCCAAGGGTGGCGTCCTGACTGCCGCGCTCAACGAGCCCGGCACGGCGCTGCCTGACCGGCCGTCGACCACGTTCGCCAACGGGCGGCTGGCGGGCACCAAGGTCGGCGTCGGCTATGCCGGACAAGCCGATTGGATGATCGTCACCGCGGACAACGCGGTCGTCGTCGTATCGCCCAAGGCCGCCGGTGTGCAGCTCGTCCGGACCCCGACATCGAGTGGCGCCGACGAATACACGGTGACGTTCGCCGACGTCGCGGTCGGTGACTCTGACGTCCTGGCGAACGCGACGGCGTCTCGGGTGAACCAGCTGGTGCTGGCGGCGATCGGCGCCTACGCCGATGGGTTGGTCGCCGGGGCGCTGCGCCTCACCGCGGACTACGTGGCCAATCGCAAGCAGTTCGGCAAGCCGCTCTCGACGTTCCAGACGGTCGCGGCTCAGCTCGCCGAGGTGTACATCGCCTCGCGCACCATCGATTTGGCGGCGAAGTCGGTCGTGTGGCGGCTGTCCGAAGGACGGGATGCTGACGACGACCTCGACGTCCTGGGGTACTGGATCGCCTCACAGGCGCCGCCGGTGATGCAGCTCTGCCACCATCTGCACGGCGGCATGGGAATGGACATCACCTATCCGATGCACCGGTACTACTCCACGATCAAAGACCTGTCCCGGATACTGGGCGGGCCTTCTCATCGTCTCGACCTGGTGGGAGCGCAATGTTCATAG
- a CDS encoding cytochrome P450, with amino-acid sequence MAPPNIPADFDFLDPDVNLAGLPVEELAWLRKAEPIHWVDIPNGAGGFEDHGYWIVTKHADVKEVSKRSDIFSSWMNGAIPTWPPEMKREQVELQRSVMLNMDAPHHTRLRKIISRGFTPRAIGRLEAELAQRAQNIAKTAAAEGSGDFVEQVSCELPLQAIAGLLGVPQEDRDKLFRWSNEMTGGTDPEYAHVDPAQSSMELITYAMAMAEERGKNPTDDIVTTLIQADIEGEKLSDDEFGFFVVMLAVAGNETTRNSITHGMIAMANNPDQWELFKKERPSTTADEIIRWATPVSAFQRTANEDTELAGVQIKKGQRVVMSYRSANFDEEVFEDPHTFNILRDPNPHVGFGGTGAHYCIGANLARMTINLIFNAVADHMPDLKPIGEPERLRSGWLNGIKHWQVDYTGATR; translated from the coding sequence ATGGCACCCCCCAACATTCCCGCCGACTTCGACTTCCTGGACCCCGACGTCAACCTCGCCGGGTTGCCCGTCGAGGAGCTCGCCTGGCTGCGCAAGGCGGAGCCGATCCACTGGGTCGACATCCCCAACGGCGCCGGCGGCTTCGAGGACCACGGCTATTGGATCGTCACCAAGCACGCCGACGTCAAGGAGGTGTCGAAACGCAGCGACATCTTCTCGAGCTGGATGAACGGCGCCATCCCGACGTGGCCGCCGGAGATGAAGCGCGAGCAGGTGGAACTGCAGCGCAGCGTCATGCTCAACATGGACGCGCCGCACCACACCCGGCTGCGCAAGATCATCTCCCGCGGGTTCACGCCGCGGGCGATCGGACGGCTGGAAGCCGAACTGGCCCAGCGGGCCCAGAACATCGCCAAGACCGCGGCGGCCGAGGGCAGCGGCGACTTCGTCGAGCAGGTCTCGTGCGAGCTCCCGCTGCAAGCCATCGCGGGCCTGCTCGGCGTTCCCCAGGAGGACCGCGACAAGCTGTTCCGCTGGTCCAACGAGATGACCGGCGGGACGGACCCGGAGTATGCCCACGTCGATCCCGCGCAGTCGTCGATGGAGCTGATCACCTACGCGATGGCCATGGCCGAGGAGCGGGGCAAGAACCCGACCGACGACATCGTCACCACGCTCATCCAGGCCGACATCGAGGGCGAGAAGCTCTCCGACGACGAGTTCGGTTTCTTCGTGGTCATGCTCGCCGTGGCCGGCAACGAGACCACGCGCAACTCGATCACCCACGGCATGATCGCGATGGCCAACAACCCCGATCAGTGGGAGCTGTTCAAGAAGGAGCGTCCGTCGACCACCGCCGACGAGATCATCCGGTGGGCCACCCCGGTATCGGCCTTCCAGCGCACGGCCAACGAGGACACCGAGTTGGCCGGCGTCCAGATCAAGAAGGGCCAGCGGGTGGTGATGTCCTACCGGTCGGCCAATTTCGACGAAGAGGTCTTCGAGGACCCGCACACCTTCAACATCCTGCGCGACCCGAATCCCCATGTCGGCTTCGGCGGCACCGGCGCCCACTACTGCATCGGCGCGAACCTGGCCCGCATGACCATCAACCTGATCTTCAACGCGGTCGCCGATCACATGCCGGACCTCAAGCCCATCGGTGAGCCGGAGCGGCTGCGGTCGGGCTGGCTCAACGGGATCAAGCACTGGCAGGTCGACTACACCGGCGCGACGCGGTGA
- a CDS encoding steroid 3-ketoacyl-CoA thiolase, whose protein sequence is MGNPVIVEATRSPIGKRNGWLSGLHATELLGAVQRALVEKAGIDAGDVEQVIGGCVTQFGEQSNNITRVSWLVAGLPEHVGATTVDCQCGSSQQANGLVAGLIAAGAIDIGIACGIEAMSRVGLGANAGPDRGILRPASWDIDLPDQFTAAERIAKRRGITRDDIDQFGYESQAKAKQAWEEGRFDREISPIEAPALDENKQPTSERVTISRDQGLRETTLSGLSSLKPVIEGGIHTAGTSSQISDGAAAVLWMDEDKAKALGLRPRARIVSQALIGAEPYYHLDGPVQSTAKVLEKAGMKMGDIDITEINEAFASVVLSWARVHEPDMAKVNVNGGAIALGHPVGSTGSRLITTALHELERTDQSTALITMCAGGALSTGTIIERI, encoded by the coding sequence ATGGGTAACCCGGTAATCGTCGAAGCCACCCGCAGCCCGATCGGCAAGCGGAACGGATGGCTGTCAGGGCTGCACGCCACCGAGCTTCTCGGTGCGGTGCAGAGGGCACTTGTCGAGAAGGCCGGCATCGACGCCGGCGACGTCGAGCAGGTCATCGGCGGCTGCGTGACGCAGTTCGGCGAGCAGTCCAACAACATCACCCGGGTTAGCTGGCTCGTCGCCGGGTTGCCGGAGCACGTCGGCGCCACCACCGTGGACTGCCAGTGCGGCAGCAGCCAGCAGGCCAACGGCCTGGTCGCCGGCCTGATCGCGGCCGGTGCGATCGACATCGGCATCGCCTGCGGAATCGAGGCCATGAGCCGCGTCGGACTCGGCGCGAACGCCGGCCCCGACCGCGGCATCCTGCGGCCCGCGTCGTGGGACATCGACCTGCCCGACCAGTTCACCGCGGCCGAGCGGATCGCCAAGCGGCGCGGCATCACCCGGGACGACATCGACCAGTTCGGTTACGAGTCGCAGGCGAAGGCCAAGCAGGCGTGGGAGGAAGGCCGGTTCGATCGCGAGATCTCCCCGATCGAGGCGCCGGCCCTCGACGAGAACAAGCAGCCGACGTCCGAGCGGGTCACCATCTCCCGCGACCAGGGCCTGCGTGAGACCACCCTGTCCGGCCTCTCCTCGCTCAAGCCGGTCATCGAGGGCGGAATCCACACGGCGGGAACGTCGTCGCAGATCTCCGACGGCGCCGCGGCCGTGTTGTGGATGGACGAGGACAAGGCCAAGGCGCTCGGGCTGCGGCCGCGGGCCCGGATCGTCAGCCAGGCGCTCATCGGCGCCGAGCCCTACTACCACCTGGACGGTCCGGTGCAGTCGACGGCGAAGGTGCTGGAGAAGGCCGGGATGAAGATGGGCGACATCGACATCACCGAGATCAACGAGGCCTTCGCGTCGGTGGTGCTGTCCTGGGCGCGGGTCCACGAGCCCGACATGGCCAAGGTCAATGTGAACGGCGGCGCGATCGCGCTCGGCCACCCGGTGGGCAGCACCGGTAGCAGGCTGATCACCACCGCGCTGCACGAGCTGGAGCGCACGGATCAGTCCACCGCGCTGATCACCATGTGCGCGGGCGGCGCCCTGTCCACCGGCACCATCATCGAGCGCATCTAG
- a CDS encoding nitroreductase family deazaflavin-dependent oxidoreductase translates to MPKPKPRSLNAPWVDFIIKWMAKGNTWIYRRSNGRFGGTFQKAPVALLTTTGRKTGEPRVSPLLYLREGNRVILVASKGGSDKHPLWYLNLKANPKVSVQIKDEVLQLQARDATAEERAEYWPKLNAMYPSFEDYQSWTDRTIPIVICDP, encoded by the coding sequence ATGCCGAAACCGAAGCCACGCTCCCTGAACGCACCTTGGGTCGACTTCATCATCAAGTGGATGGCCAAGGGCAACACGTGGATCTACCGACGCAGTAACGGAAGATTCGGCGGGACTTTCCAGAAGGCCCCGGTCGCGCTGCTCACCACGACGGGCCGCAAGACCGGTGAACCGCGGGTGAGCCCGCTGCTGTACCTGCGCGAGGGAAACCGGGTCATCCTGGTCGCGTCGAAGGGTGGCAGCGACAAGCACCCGTTGTGGTATCTCAACCTCAAAGCCAATCCCAAAGTCTCCGTGCAGATCAAGGACGAGGTGCTGCAGCTGCAGGCGCGCGACGCCACAGCCGAAGAGCGCGCGGAGTACTGGCCGAAGCTGAATGCCATGTATCCCTCGTTCGAGGACTACCAGTCGTGGACCGATCGGACGATCCCGATCGTGATCTGCGACCCCTGA
- a CDS encoding nitroreductase family deazaflavin-dependent oxidoreductase, which yields MILPASFGGRDEDPSWYRNAKENPVCGCGSAPSAWTW from the coding sequence GTGATTCTCCCTGCCTCATTCGGTGGGCGTGACGAAGACCCGTCGTGGTATCGAAACGCGAAGGAGAACCCGGTGTGCGGGTGCGGATCCGCGCCGAGCGCCTGGACTTGGTAA